GAAGGGACTGACGCTTTACGCGGTCAGTTGGGTCATCACGTTCTTCGTGGTCTTCGGGCTGCGGCAGGCCCTCATCGACCGGGATGAGCTCAATTGCTATGCGCGTATCCACGTGATCCAAAAGGCGGTGGACCAGTGGAATCAAGTCCACGCCGACCAACCCGTCACCGAGGACATCGACGAGAACGCCCTCGTTCAGGCCGGCTTCCTGGCCCCCCAGACCTATGACCATCAAAAGCACTATTACTTCGTGGGGAAGACCGCCTGGGGCCCCCGGGTCAAATGCAACAAGCATGAGGACAATCCGCTCATCCTAAAGCTGGTCGGCGACTGTCTTTTGGCGGTCCTGGGGTTCGTGGCTTTTTGTTCCTATAAAGGCTATGTGCTGTTCGACGGCACGGAAAAAGGGTGAAGCGAATGTCCGAGGTATTGATCGTTGGTTCGGTGGCCTATGACGGGTTGAAGACCCCCTATGGGTCCGCGGACCGGGTGCTGGGAGGGGCGGCGGTCTATTCCAGCCTGGCGGCCAGCTTGTTCACCAAGGTCCAAATGGTGGGAGTGGTAGGGGACGATTTCAAGGAAGTTGAATTGGCACGCCTGCGCAGGAAGGGCATCCAAACGGGCCTGGTGACCCGCGAGAAGGGCAAGACCTTCTATTGGAAGGGTTATTACGAGAACGACATGTCGGTCGCCCATACGGTCAAGATCGACCTGGGCGTTTTTGAGCGCTTCGACCCCCATATCACGGGGAAACACCGTGATATCCCCTATGTGTTCCTGGCGGCCATCCACCCGGACCTCCAGATCAATGTCCTGAACCAGATGAAGCGCCCCAAGTTCACGGTGCTCGATACCCGGGACCTTTGGATCAATATCACCCGTCCGGCCCTGATCAAGGTCCTGAAGCGGACCGATCTGGTGGTGGTCAATGACCAGGAGATCCGGCTTTTGACCAAGGAAATGCACCTGATGAAGGGAGCCCGCGCGCTCCAGAAGATGGGGCCCAAGATCGTCATCGTGAAAAAGGGCGAGCATGGGGCCATGTTGTTCGGACCCGGTTGGACCTTCCTGTCGCCCGCCGTGCCTTTGGACTATGTGGTGGACCCGACCGGCGCCGGGGACACCTTCGCGGGCGCCTTCATCGGTTACGTGGCCCGGGCTGGGAAACTGAACCCCGAGGTCTTGAAACAGGCCGTCATCGCGGGCAATTTGGTGGCTTCCTTCACCGTGCAGGGATTCGGCACCAAGGCCATCGCCGGGCTCACCAAGGCGAAGCTGAAACAAAGGTCGGTGGCCTATCACAAGTTCGCCTCGATACCGAAGGTCAAGATCTAATCACCCGGAGAGACCATGCCGATCCGCACCGAAGCTAACCTCATCAAGAAATTCCCGCCCTATCTTTTCGCCCGGCTCAACGCCGAGAAACTGGCCGCGCGGCAGAAGGGGATCGATGTCATCGATTTCGGGATGGGGAACCCGGACAATCCGACACCCCGGCCCATTGTGGACAAGCTCATCGAAGTGGTGCAGGACAAGAAGTCCCATCGTTATTCCACCTCCAAGGGGATCCCGGCTTTCCTGAAGGCCGTATCCCGCTGGTACGACCGCAAATACGGGGTCCCCATCAACCCCTATACCGAGGCGGTCTCGGTCATCGGTTCCAAAGAGGGTTTGGCCCACCTGGGGCTCGCCGTCATCAACCCCGGCGACAAGGTGCTTGTGCCCAACCCGACCTATCCCATCCATCATTACAGCGTCATCATCGCCGGCGGAAGCCTGGTCACCATCCCCATCCTGGATGGACCGGAGGCCTTCTTAAGGCATGTGGACAAGGCCTATTCCAAGTCCACCCCGAAACCCAAGATCCTCATCATCAATTTTCCCCATAACCCCACGACCATTTCCATCGAACCGGAGTTCTTCAAGGACGTCGTGAAGTGGGCCAAGAAAAAGCAGGTCCTGGTGGTCCACGACCTGGCCTACGCCGATATCGTCTTCGACGGCTACAAATCCCCCAGTTTCCTGGCCACGCCCGGCGCCAAGGACGTGGGCATCGAGATCTTCACCATGTCCAAGTCCTACAACATGGCGGGGTGGCGCATCGGTTTCGCGGCGGGGAACCCCAAGGTCATCGCGTCATTGGCCAAGATCAAGAGCTACATGGATTACGGCATCTTCACCCCCATCCAGGTGGCCGCCATCACGGCCCTCGACAGCCCCGAAGAGAACCTCCGTAAGCTGGCCGCCGTCTACCAGGAGCGCCGGGACATCATGGTCGAGGGGATGAACCGCATGGGTTGGCCCATCGAAAAACCCCGGGCGGCCATGTATCTTTGGGCCAAGATCCCCCAGAAGTTCGGCAAGCTGAACTCGATGGACTTCGCCATGAAGCTTTTGAAGGAAGCGGAAGTG
This is a stretch of genomic DNA from bacterium. It encodes these proteins:
- a CDS encoding PfkB family carbohydrate kinase, which produces MSEVLIVGSVAYDGLKTPYGSADRVLGGAAVYSSLAASLFTKVQMVGVVGDDFKEVELARLRRKGIQTGLVTREKGKTFYWKGYYENDMSVAHTVKIDLGVFERFDPHITGKHRDIPYVFLAAIHPDLQINVLNQMKRPKFTVLDTRDLWINITRPALIKVLKRTDLVVVNDQEIRLLTKEMHLMKGARALQKMGPKIVIVKKGEHGAMLFGPGWTFLSPAVPLDYVVDPTGAGDTFAGAFIGYVARAGKLNPEVLKQAVIAGNLVASFTVQGFGTKAIAGLTKAKLKQRSVAYHKFASIPKVKI
- a CDS encoding aminotransferase class I/II-fold pyridoxal phosphate-dependent enzyme, with translation MPIRTEANLIKKFPPYLFARLNAEKLAARQKGIDVIDFGMGNPDNPTPRPIVDKLIEVVQDKKSHRYSTSKGIPAFLKAVSRWYDRKYGVPINPYTEAVSVIGSKEGLAHLGLAVINPGDKVLVPNPTYPIHHYSVIIAGGSLVTIPILDGPEAFLRHVDKAYSKSTPKPKILIINFPHNPTTISIEPEFFKDVVKWAKKKQVLVVHDLAYADIVFDGYKSPSFLATPGAKDVGIEIFTMSKSYNMAGWRIGFAAGNPKVIASLAKIKSYMDYGIFTPIQVAAITALDSPEENLRKLAAVYQERRDIMVEGMNRMGWPIEKPRAAMYLWAKIPQKFGKLNSMDFAMKLLKEAEVAVSPGTGFGSLGEGYIRMALVENKDRIRQALRNMKKLF